The window GGATTGCACCGTTTTCTTCCAGCCATGATATTGCTACAAAACGGAAAAATAAAACAAGTACCCATTCAACACTTTGAACGTATTGCAGGAACCGCAAACTTCGGAGTTTGGAATCGGTTGCTGGGACCCTTAATGGACTGCTTTGCTTATTTATGGATGAAAAAAAAATACATCAATTATAAGGTAGCAGATAAAGGATGAGTGATTGGTTAGTATATGCCATAGGGTTCATCGCACAAATTCTTTTTTCAGCAAGATCCATCATGCAATGGGTAGTGTCTGAAAAAAACAAAAGAGTGTTGACACCTGTGTTGTTTTGGCAACTCAGCTTGATTGCTTCATTCTTATTGTTCATTTACGGGTACCTGAGGGACGACTTTGCTATCATGCTAGGTCAAGTTCTCACTTACTTTATTTACATACGCAACATGCAATTGCAGCGCAGCTGGCAACTTTTTCCAGGATGGTTGCGGTTATTTTTGTACGCTTTTCCATTGATCATTGTTATCATAGGGTTTAATAATCAAGTATACGATAGTGTCTCCTTGTTCCAAAACTCAAATATTCCGCTTTGGCTTTTAATCTTAGGAATTGTGGCACAGGTAGTTTTTACTTTGCGATTTTTATACCAGTGGTTTTATTCTGAAAAAAGGAAAGAATCCTCACTACCTATGGGCTTTTGG of the Nonlabens marinus S1-08 genome contains:
- a CDS encoding lipid-A-disaccharide synthase N-terminal domain-containing protein → MSDWLVYAIGFIAQILFSARSIMQWVVSEKNKRVLTPVLFWQLSLIASFLLFIYGYLRDDFAIMLGQVLTYFIYIRNMQLQRSWQLFPGWLRLFLYAFPLIIVIIGFNNQVYDSVSLFQNSNIPLWLLILGIVAQVVFTLRFLYQWFYSEKRKESSLPMGFWVLSLLGSLLILTYAIIRKDPVLLVGHLLGMFLYLRNIVILKKQS